CGGCGATGCCTTGCGTGAGCACCCATTTGTCCTTGGCCTGGCCGCTGAGCAGCACCAGCGGGATCTGGTACTGGTTCCACTGGCCGAGCACGTTGAAGATCGTGATGCTGACCACGCCGGGCCTGGCCATCGGCAGCATGATCTGGAAGAACACCCGCGCGTGCGAGGCGCCGTCCACGAACGCCGCCTCCGCGACCGCGCCGGGAAGCGTGCGGAAGAACGCCGTCAGGAAGAACACCGTGAACGGCAGCGAGTACGCGACGTACACCAGCACGAGGCCGCCGTGGGTGTCGAGCCCGATGAACGGCCCCACCACCGGCAGCGTCCCGGTGTTGCGCACCACGAAGAACAGCGGCGTGAGCGCCAGGTACACCGGGAACGCCAGGCCCGACACGAACAGCAGGTAGACGGCCCGCGACCCCCGGAAGCGGTACCGCGCCAGCACGTACGCCGCCATCGACCCGAGCAGCATGGTGCCGGCCGTCCCGAACGCCACCACGACGACGCTGTTCAGCATGTACCGGCCCACGTGCGCCTGGTCCCACGCGCGGACCCAGTTGTCCAGGCGCACGGTCGCCGGCAGCGACCACGCCGACCCGAAGATCTCGTCCTCGCTCTTGACCGACGCCAGGAACGTCCACACGATCGGCACCGCCACCAGCAGCGTCCACACCACCAGCGCCACATGCGACAACACCGAGAGCGGCCCGAGCCGGGCCCGGCGCAGCGAGCGAGCGGTGTGCGTGGTCACCAACTACCTACAGGCTGGAGGCCCGGCCCGTCAGGGCGGGGAGGAAAGTCGGAACGGTCGGACGCTCTGATCTCCCGGTTTTGTCGGTGAGGGTCGGTAGGTTGATCGGCATGTCCCGCTACCGCCTTCAGCCGTCGCCCGCCCAAGAGGCAGCGTTGCTGGAGCATTGCGGGCATGCCCGGTTCGTGTGGAACCTCGCCGTTGAGCAGCACGCGCACTGGAAACCGGGCCGGAAAAGCGCGCCGGGGTTCGCCGAGCAGTGCCGCCAGCTCACCCAGGCGCGCCAGGCGAACCCATGGCTCGCGGCCGGATCGGTGATGGTCCAGCAGCAGGCGCTCAAGGACTTCCACCAGGCCTTGGCCAATTTCTTCGGCAAGACCCACAAGCGCCCGACATGGCGAAAGCGCGGCCAGGGCGAGGGGTTCCGGATCGTCGCGGTCAGATCCGGTGACGTGCGCCGGCTGTCCCGTAACGTCGGCGAGGTGAAGATCCCCAAGGTGGGATGGGTTCGCTTCCGGTGGTCGCGGCCCGTCCCCGAGGACGCGAAGTCGTTCCGGGTGACCTGCGACCCCGCGGGCCGCTGGCATGTTGCCTTCGCGGTGATCCCCGATCCGGTCCCCGCGCCGGGCACCGGCCAGGTCGTCGGCGTGGACCGTGGCGTCGCGGTCAGCGCCGCCTTGTCCACCGGGGAACTCCTCAACACGCCGGCGCTGCGGGACACCGAGAAGACGCGGCTGCTTCGACTCCAGCGGAAGCTGGCACGGGCCAGACGTGGATCGAACCGGCGTGGCCGGGTGAAACTGGCCATCGCCAAGCTCAAGGCACGCGAAGGCGACCGGCGCCGGGAATGGGTGGAGCAGACCAGCACCAGCCTGGCCCGCCGGTTCGACGTCATCGCTGTTGAAGACCTCAAGGTCAAGAACCTGACCCGGTCGGCGAAGGGCACCGTCGAAACTCCAGGCAAGAACGTCCGGCAGAAGGCCGGACTCAACCGGGGCATTCTCGCCGCCGGATGGGGCCGGCTTGTTGAACGGCTGGAGCACAAGGCTCCCGGCCGCCTGATGAAGGTCAACCCCGCGTACACGAGCCAGCGGTGCTCGGCGTGCGGAATCGTCGATGCCAAGTCGCGCGAGAGTCAAGCCGTCTTCGCCTGCCGATCCTGCGGATACGCCGCCAACGCCGATGTCAACGCGGCCAGGAACATCCGGCACGCCGCAGGGCATGCGGTGTCTGCGCGGGGAGGCCCAGCGTTGGCTGAGCCTGTGAACCGCGAACCTCAACGCAACCTCCTCCTCGTGAGGTAGCTGCCGTTGGAATCCCCCGCCTTCAGGCGGGGGAGGACGTCAATCAGTACTCGATCCGCTCGCGCCGCGACAGCCGCAGGGCCAGCGCCGCGAAACCGACGGTGAAGAAGAACAGCACCACCCCTATCGCCGAGGCGTAACCGAACTTGAAGTACTGGAACGCGTTGCGGTAGATCTCGGCCGCCATCACCGTCGTGGAATGGTCGGGGCCCCCGTGCTCGGCCGTCATCACCCATACGATCGCGAACACGTCCAGCGCGGCGATGCCGAGATAGATCCAGCCGACTTGAACGGTGTCCCGCAGCAGCGGCAGCGTCACCCGGAAGAACACCTGCCGCCGTCCCGCGCCGTCGATCCGCGCCGCCTCGTACAGCTCACGCGGCACCGACGCCATGCCGGCCGAGAACAGCACCACGTAGAACCCGACGGCCTGCCACACCAGCACCCCGAGGATCGACCACAGCGCCACCCCCGGGTCGGCCAGGAACCCCACCGGTTCCAGGCCGAGCGCCATCAGCGGCGCGTTCAGCATGCCGGCGGCGTCCGGCCGGAACACCTGCTGGAACAGCACCGCCACGATCGCGACCGCCAGCACCTGCGGGAAGAAGAACACCACCCGGTAGAACCGTGCTCCCCGCACGCCGCCGGACCCGGGGCCGCCGTCGTTCAGCAGGAACGCGAAGAACAAGGCCACCACGACGGTGAGCACCGGCAGCAGGACCAGCAGCAGCGCGTTGTGCCGCACCGCCGTCCAGAACACCCCGTCGCCGGACAGCCGCCGGAAGTTGTCCAGCCCCACGAACCTCGGCTCGGCGCTCACCCCCCGCCAGTCGGTCAGCGCGATCGAGAACGCCTGCGCGTACGGCGAGATCACGTACACGCCGTACAGCAGCAGCGGCAGCGCGAGGAAACCGATGACGAACCGCGCTCTGGCGAACGCGGCGGGCCTCGCCGCCGGCCGGAACCGCATCGCGTCCCCCTCTCAGCGGGTGAACTTCTTCACCGAGGAGTCGGCTTTGACGGCGTCGGCCTTGCGCTGCAACCGGTCGGCCCACTCGGCGGGCTTCAACCGGCCCGCCATGAGCTGACCGGTCGCCGCGGCCACCTCGTCGTGCAGTTCCTGGTACCACTGCCGGAACCGGAAGTACGTGACGTTCGGCCCGGCCGTCTTCAGCGCCGCCGCCGCGCTGGTCAGGCCCGGTGTGAGCGTGCGGCCCTCCGCCGCGCCCTTCACGACCGTCAGGGTGCTGACCATCTCGGTGAAGCGGCCCGAGCCCTGCTTGGAGAGCATGGCCCGCATGTACTCCACCCCAGCGAGCGGGTTGGCCGACCGTGCCGCCACGAAGTACTCCTCGCCGGGCCGCGAGTGCAGCGTGCCGTACGGCAGCGCGTCGGACGAGGTGAACGACGGCAGCGGGAACATGGCGTACCCGAAGTCCGGCGGCGTGGTGTCCTTCTGCTCGTTCTCCAGCCACGACCCGCACGGCAGCATCGCCACCTGGTACTTGTTGTGCGCCGTCTGCGTCTGGATGTGGTCCAGGCCGCTCGTGCCGCGCATCAGGAACCGCGCGCCGAGGTCGGCGAACGCGCCGGCCGCCGTCACCACCGGCCCGGCCTTCCACGCGCCGTCCGCCAGGTTGTCGAGGTTCCGCAGGACCTCGGCGCCTCCGATCTTGGCGGCCAGCGTGAGGATGGTCTCGTAGATGTAGAACGGATGCTTCCCGGCGTACGTGAACGGCGCCGCCTTCCCCGAGTCCTTGATCGTCTGGCAGAGCGCGGTGAACGCGTCCCACGTCTCCGGCACCTCCCAGCCGTTCTCCTTGAACAGCTTCGTGGAGTACCAGATGCCCCACACCGTGCTCGCGTAG
The window above is part of the Sphaerisporangium rubeum genome. Proteins encoded here:
- a CDS encoding carbohydrate ABC transporter permease, with amino-acid sequence MTTHTARSLRRARLGPLSVLSHVALVVWTLLVAVPIVWTFLASVKSEDEIFGSAWSLPATVRLDNWVRAWDQAHVGRYMLNSVVVVAFGTAGTMLLGSMAAYVLARYRFRGSRAVYLLFVSGLAFPVYLALTPLFFVVRNTGTLPVVGPFIGLDTHGGLVLVYVAYSLPFTVFFLTAFFRTLPGAVAEAAFVDGASHARVFFQIMLPMARPGVVSITIFNVLGQWNQYQIPLVLLSGQAKDKWVLTQGIADISTAAGYDADWAALFAALGMAILPMLAVYTVFQRQIQAGLTAGALK
- a CDS encoding RNA-guided endonuclease InsQ/TnpB family protein, with amino-acid sequence MSRYRLQPSPAQEAALLEHCGHARFVWNLAVEQHAHWKPGRKSAPGFAEQCRQLTQARQANPWLAAGSVMVQQQALKDFHQALANFFGKTHKRPTWRKRGQGEGFRIVAVRSGDVRRLSRNVGEVKIPKVGWVRFRWSRPVPEDAKSFRVTCDPAGRWHVAFAVIPDPVPAPGTGQVVGVDRGVAVSAALSTGELLNTPALRDTEKTRLLRLQRKLARARRGSNRRGRVKLAIAKLKAREGDRRREWVEQTSTSLARRFDVIAVEDLKVKNLTRSAKGTVETPGKNVRQKAGLNRGILAAGWGRLVERLEHKAPGRLMKVNPAYTSQRCSACGIVDAKSRESQAVFACRSCGYAANADVNAARNIRHAAGHAVSARGGPALAEPVNREPQRNLLLVR
- a CDS encoding carbohydrate ABC transporter permease, which translates into the protein MRFRPAARPAAFARARFVIGFLALPLLLYGVYVISPYAQAFSIALTDWRGVSAEPRFVGLDNFRRLSGDGVFWTAVRHNALLLVLLPVLTVVVALFFAFLLNDGGPGSGGVRGARFYRVVFFFPQVLAVAIVAVLFQQVFRPDAAGMLNAPLMALGLEPVGFLADPGVALWSILGVLVWQAVGFYVVLFSAGMASVPRELYEAARIDGAGRRQVFFRVTLPLLRDTVQVGWIYLGIAALDVFAIVWVMTAEHGGPDHSTTVMAAEIYRNAFQYFKFGYASAIGVVLFFFTVGFAALALRLSRRERIEY
- the ngcE gene encoding N-acetylglucosamine/diacetylchitobiose ABC transporter substrate-binding protein, with the protein product MTDTTFSRRELLRAAALAGLLAPVASCATPAGPAPSPAPSAGATSRDNPLGIPEDRPFEVVIFDGGFGDAYARQVHQPLFAGKHPGVRIKHTATKEIAKTLQPRFAGGDPPEFVNNSGAGAMDFGALAQDGQLQDLGPLLDAPSWDDPAVPVRDTILPSAVEVGTYDGKFCVLNYASTVWGIWYSTKLFKENGWEVPETWDAFTALCQTIKDSGKAAPFTYAGKHPFYIYETILTLAAKIGGAEVLRNLDNLADGAWKAGPVVTAAGAFADLGARFLMRGTSGLDHIQTQTAHNKYQVAMLPCGSWLENEQKDTTPPDFGYAMFPLPSFTSSDALPYGTLHSRPGEEYFVAARSANPLAGVEYMRAMLSKQGSGRFTEMVSTLTVVKGAAEGRTLTPGLTSAAAALKTAGPNVTYFRFRQWYQELHDEVAAATGQLMAGRLKPAEWADRLQRKADAVKADSSVKKFTR